In Spirosoma aureum, a single genomic region encodes these proteins:
- a CDS encoding polysaccharide biosynthesis/export family protein, which yields MSTLSTVSEWLKKFIAICVLFFLLASCATVKPVTPPPPQLEYFQSKDLTFPAYVEMAVPKISTIQKGDILGIIISSLNKESNEIMNFYNISSLPLASFSPGGESGGASSQPLGYPVDSLGNVSIPLIGKQKLDGLTIQQAEGKVKDAVEKTLKDPAVNIRFMNHKFTVLGEVGHAGIFNLLNDQTTIIEAITAAGDLTMFGKRDSIRVIRTVGNKREIGLVNLRNRDVFMSPYFYIRNDDIIYVEPTKDKALPVPQPPQQQPSLFIQRAPIYLSLATTLISLVYLLTR from the coding sequence ATGAGTACTCTAAGCACTGTCAGTGAATGGCTAAAAAAATTCATTGCCATATGTGTTCTGTTTTTTCTTCTCGCATCCTGTGCAACTGTTAAGCCGGTCACTCCTCCGCCCCCCCAATTAGAGTATTTTCAAAGTAAAGACTTAACGTTTCCGGCCTATGTAGAAATGGCTGTTCCAAAAATATCAACGATACAAAAAGGAGATATTTTAGGGATAATCATCAGTAGCCTGAACAAAGAGTCCAATGAGATTATGAATTTTTATAACATAAGCTCATTGCCCCTAGCCAGTTTTTCGCCTGGTGGTGAGTCAGGAGGAGCTAGTAGTCAACCTCTAGGCTATCCAGTAGATTCGTTAGGTAACGTTTCGATACCACTCATCGGAAAACAAAAACTTGACGGACTGACAATCCAGCAGGCGGAAGGAAAGGTTAAAGATGCTGTTGAAAAAACGCTTAAAGATCCGGCTGTAAATATTCGGTTTATGAATCACAAATTTACCGTGTTAGGGGAAGTGGGCCATGCTGGTATATTTAATTTATTAAACGATCAAACGACTATAATAGAAGCGATTACGGCAGCTGGTGATTTAACTATGTTCGGTAAACGGGACAGTATTCGGGTTATTCGGACGGTTGGTAACAAACGGGAAATTGGCTTGGTAAACCTTCGGAATAGGGATGTATTCATGTCTCCCTATTTCTATATAAGAAACGACGATATCATTTACGTAGAACCTACAAAAGATAAAGCATTACCTGTACCACAACCTCCTCAACAACAGCCCAGCCTTTTTATACAGCGGGCACCTATCTACTTAAGTCTGGCAACAACACTTATATCATTGGTGTATTTGCTAACCAGGTAG